One window from the genome of Macaca fascicularis isolate 582-1 chromosome 7, T2T-MFA8v1.1 encodes:
- the IL25 gene encoding interleukin-25 isoform X2, with translation MYQVIAFLAMVMGTHTYSHWPSCCPSKGYPSEELLRWSTVPVPPLKPASLDFHSVSCRASEDGPLNSRAISPWRYELDRDLNRLPQDLYHARCLCPHCVSLQTGSHMDPRGNSELLYHNQTVFYRRPCHGKKGNHKGYCLERRLYRVSLACVCVRPRVMG, from the exons ATGTACCAG GTGATTGCATTCTTGGCAATGGTCATGGGAACCCACACCTACAGCCACTGGCCCAGCTGCTGCCCCAGCAAAGGATACCCGTCTGAGGAGTTGCTGAGGTGGAGCACTGTGCCTGTGCCTCCCCTAAAGCCGGCTAGCCTCGACTTCCACTCAGTATCCTGTAGGGCCAGTGAAGATGGGCCCCTCAACAGCAGGGCCATCTCCCCCTGGAGATATGA GTTGGACAGAGACTTGAACCGGCTCCCCCAGGACCTGTACCACGCCCGTTGCCTGTGCCCACACTGTGTCAGCCTACAGACAGGCTCCCACATGGACCCCCGGGGCAACTCGGAGCTGCTCTACCACAACCAGACTGTCTTCTACCGGCGGCCGTGCCATGGCAAGAAGGGCAACCACAAGGGCTACTGCCTGGAGCGCAGGCTGTACCGTGTTTCcttggcttgtgtgtgtgtgcggccCCGTGTGATGGGCTAG
- the IL25 gene encoding interleukin-25 isoform X1 yields the protein MRGQPRLGENSSLISLFLQVIAFLAMVMGTHTYSHWPSCCPSKGYPSEELLRWSTVPVPPLKPASLDFHSVSCRASEDGPLNSRAISPWRYELDRDLNRLPQDLYHARCLCPHCVSLQTGSHMDPRGNSELLYHNQTVFYRRPCHGKKGNHKGYCLERRLYRVSLACVCVRPRVMG from the exons ATGAGGGGGCAACCCAGATTAGGTGAGAACAGTTCTCTCATTAGCCTTTTCCTACAGGTGATTGCATTCTTGGCAATGGTCATGGGAACCCACACCTACAGCCACTGGCCCAGCTGCTGCCCCAGCAAAGGATACCCGTCTGAGGAGTTGCTGAGGTGGAGCACTGTGCCTGTGCCTCCCCTAAAGCCGGCTAGCCTCGACTTCCACTCAGTATCCTGTAGGGCCAGTGAAGATGGGCCCCTCAACAGCAGGGCCATCTCCCCCTGGAGATATGA GTTGGACAGAGACTTGAACCGGCTCCCCCAGGACCTGTACCACGCCCGTTGCCTGTGCCCACACTGTGTCAGCCTACAGACAGGCTCCCACATGGACCCCCGGGGCAACTCGGAGCTGCTCTACCACAACCAGACTGTCTTCTACCGGCGGCCGTGCCATGGCAAGAAGGGCAACCACAAGGGCTACTGCCTGGAGCGCAGGCTGTACCGTGTTTCcttggcttgtgtgtgtgtgcggccCCGTGTGATGGGCTAG